In one Corynebacterium bovis DSM 20582 = CIP 54.80 genomic region, the following are encoded:
- a CDS encoding restriction endonuclease has protein sequence MARDSVPTIDEFRPVVLRVLLDGKERRVREIVELVANDIGLSAEAREEKVSSGLHRYVNRITWACSGLTFAGLLDRPKRGHYRITDDGKDVGKRGLASYSEKDMLEWSAWRAYQQEVAARRKSSPEDSDVVTGDDADPIDVMHSAEHDFNNQTETALRKRLQESSPEFFEKAVIELLWAMGYGGAHGEKEHVGRSGDGGIDGIIRQDALGLSSIYIQAKRYADGNRVGGLEMRNFMGSLVNRGGNLGVFITTSTFLNAAKEAAAVYPHGTIILIDGLQLTSLMLDYGVAVNTARQFTLYEIDDDFFEDGTA, from the coding sequence ATGGCTAGGGACAGTGTTCCGACGATTGACGAATTTCGGCCGGTTGTCTTGCGGGTGCTTCTGGATGGGAAAGAACGCCGGGTTCGAGAAATTGTCGAACTTGTCGCCAATGACATCGGTCTTTCTGCGGAGGCTCGTGAGGAAAAGGTATCTTCGGGCCTTCATCGGTATGTGAACCGTATTACCTGGGCTTGTTCCGGGCTGACATTTGCTGGTCTCCTCGACCGCCCAAAGCGGGGACATTATCGTATCACTGACGACGGTAAGGATGTTGGTAAGCGTGGTTTGGCGAGCTATTCTGAAAAGGATATGCTCGAATGGTCTGCCTGGCGGGCATATCAGCAGGAGGTAGCTGCTCGAAGGAAGAGTTCTCCGGAGGATTCGGACGTTGTTACCGGTGACGACGCCGATCCAATCGATGTTATGCACAGTGCAGAGCATGACTTCAATAATCAAACTGAGACTGCGTTGCGTAAGCGTCTGCAGGAATCGTCACCGGAGTTCTTTGAGAAGGCTGTCATCGAGCTCCTGTGGGCGATGGGGTACGGGGGTGCTCACGGTGAGAAAGAGCATGTCGGCCGTTCCGGTGACGGGGGTATTGACGGTATTATCCGTCAGGATGCGCTGGGTTTGTCCAGCATCTACATTCAGGCTAAACGTTATGCCGACGGGAACAGGGTTGGTGGTCTGGAGATGCGGAACTTTATGGGCTCCCTGGTCAATAGGGGCGGAAACCTGGGTGTGTTCATCACGACGTCGACTTTCCTGAACGCCGCGAAAGAAGCTGCGGCAGTGTACCCGCACGGCACGATCATTCTCATCGACGGGCTACAACTGACAAGCTTGATGCTGGACTACGGGGTTGCGGTCAACACGGCGCGTCAGTTCACCCTCTATGAGATCGACGACGACTTCTTCGAGGATGGCACCGCCTGA
- a CDS encoding DEAD/DEAH box helicase, which translates to MGTRLNITYDSDMLESISSEFDLREPNKEALRQLISTLAGDYDPAVMQVLSLATGVGKTYLMAAFIEYLRRHGVGNVVIVTPGKTVQAKTVQNFSPGSPRYITGSSVPPDIVTPQDYSAWITRQNGSAQLMFGRDIPSLAFIFNIQQLIAPKSADGDTHGTNQDAMRRKPRRFDENAGVLFDYLRDLDDLVVIADESHLYGSSAVAFNAALTELDPAVTVGLTASANRATDHVIYNYPLYRAIQDKYVKAPVLAFRKAGYGTDQASEEQQLRDALQLRDIKQAYYESYAASHNRDQVNAVAFVVCSDVDHATQVADLLRTPEYLGRADAVLQVDSKHEDELTQRRLNELDRPDSPVRAVVSVNKLKEGWDVKNIAVVVTLRAMSSEVLTQQTMGRGLRLPFGRYTDVWQIDQLDIIAHQSFTELLNAENVLQQFGLDDAVAQASKAAVDEAIRTAAEATGAHPDPENSIDDGDQAPGANQAGRETPPAPVPIGGQDNEGRGLPGLGIRSITDSDAAGTGHGTGQEWELVTIERNPSLADVTYQFPVTTIKRVQPPVDLFTITETMIKDAASRVTSAGDVLLRKEIIAALGKKLRVEDRESAEVDSIRVDDSVAQEALVTLVMNMPLVKRSPDARRFVTTLLVPQFMKNVSFTGWTAKSVASAETEIRKLVKDFTDDALRSTHDVPAIEPRTLPGPGHTLPLGERVHDQIETRGQFVRNRVYGGWFKSLFPAESFDSFSGEYELARLLNTSPGIKWWHRLHRQDKAFVYYNKMDRYYPDFVACDADGVHWIIEGKAEHGRDDDTVQAKRRAAETLVRRLAVNDDYAGQHWGYLIAYESDIAKADSWEDLKTFAQPVSNKY; encoded by the coding sequence ATGGGAACCAGGCTCAACATCACCTACGACTCCGACATGCTGGAGTCGATCAGTTCCGAATTCGATCTCCGCGAGCCGAACAAAGAGGCACTGCGCCAGCTCATCTCCACCCTTGCCGGCGACTACGACCCGGCGGTGATGCAGGTGCTCTCCCTCGCGACCGGCGTGGGCAAGACGTACCTCATGGCCGCGTTCATCGAATACCTGCGCCGGCACGGCGTCGGCAACGTCGTCATCGTCACGCCAGGTAAAACAGTCCAGGCGAAGACGGTGCAGAACTTCAGCCCCGGCTCGCCCCGGTACATCACCGGTTCCTCCGTCCCGCCCGACATTGTCACCCCGCAGGACTACTCCGCCTGGATCACCCGGCAGAACGGATCGGCACAGCTGATGTTCGGCCGGGACATCCCGTCGCTGGCCTTCATCTTCAACATCCAGCAGCTCATCGCACCGAAGTCCGCGGACGGGGACACTCACGGCACCAACCAGGACGCCATGCGGCGCAAGCCGCGGCGTTTCGACGAAAACGCGGGCGTGCTCTTCGACTACCTCAGGGACCTCGACGACCTAGTCGTCATCGCCGACGAGTCACACCTGTACGGGTCCAGCGCCGTCGCCTTCAACGCCGCACTCACCGAGCTCGACCCCGCCGTCACCGTCGGGTTGACCGCGTCAGCGAACCGCGCGACCGACCACGTCATCTACAACTACCCGCTCTACCGGGCGATCCAGGACAAGTACGTCAAGGCCCCTGTCCTGGCGTTCCGCAAAGCCGGGTACGGCACCGACCAGGCATCGGAGGAACAGCAGCTCCGCGACGCCCTGCAGTTGCGGGACATCAAGCAGGCCTACTACGAGTCCTACGCCGCCAGCCACAACCGCGACCAGGTCAACGCCGTCGCGTTCGTCGTCTGCTCCGACGTCGACCATGCCACCCAGGTCGCCGACCTGTTGCGCACCCCGGAGTACCTGGGCCGGGCGGACGCCGTTCTCCAGGTGGACTCCAAGCACGAGGACGAGCTCACGCAACGTCGCCTCAACGAGCTCGACCGCCCGGACTCCCCGGTCCGCGCGGTGGTGAGCGTGAACAAACTCAAGGAGGGGTGGGACGTCAAGAACATCGCCGTCGTCGTCACTCTCCGCGCCATGTCCTCCGAGGTGCTGACCCAGCAGACGATGGGACGCGGCCTGCGGCTTCCCTTCGGGCGCTACACGGACGTGTGGCAGATCGACCAGCTCGACATCATCGCCCACCAGTCCTTCACCGAGCTGCTCAATGCCGAAAACGTTCTTCAGCAGTTCGGGCTGGACGACGCCGTCGCCCAGGCGAGCAAGGCCGCCGTCGACGAGGCGATCCGCACCGCCGCCGAAGCCACCGGCGCGCACCCTGACCCGGAAAATTCCATCGACGACGGCGACCAGGCCCCGGGTGCGAACCAGGCAGGCCGTGAGACTCCCCCGGCTCCGGTACCGATCGGCGGACAGGACAACGAAGGACGGGGCCTGCCGGGCCTCGGGATCCGCTCCATCACAGACTCCGACGCCGCCGGGACCGGCCACGGAACCGGCCAGGAGTGGGAGCTGGTCACGATCGAGCGCAACCCGTCCCTCGCTGACGTCACGTACCAGTTCCCGGTGACCACGATCAAACGCGTCCAACCGCCCGTCGACCTCTTCACCATCACCGAGACCATGATCAAGGACGCAGCATCCCGGGTCACCTCAGCCGGCGATGTGCTGCTGCGGAAGGAGATCATCGCCGCGCTCGGAAAGAAGTTGCGGGTCGAGGACCGCGAGAGCGCCGAAGTCGACTCCATCCGGGTCGATGACTCCGTTGCACAGGAGGCACTAGTCACCCTGGTGATGAACATGCCACTGGTGAAAAGGAGCCCGGACGCACGCCGCTTTGTGACGACGCTGCTGGTCCCGCAGTTCATGAAGAACGTCAGCTTCACCGGATGGACCGCCAAGTCCGTGGCGTCTGCCGAGACCGAGATCCGGAAGCTCGTCAAAGACTTCACGGACGACGCGCTGCGGTCCACCCACGACGTGCCGGCCATTGAGCCCAGAACCTTGCCCGGGCCGGGGCACACACTCCCCCTCGGGGAGAGAGTTCACGACCAGATCGAGACCCGCGGGCAGTTCGTCCGCAACAGGGTGTACGGCGGCTGGTTCAAGTCACTGTTCCCCGCGGAGTCCTTCGACTCGTTCTCCGGTGAATACGAACTCGCCCGTCTGCTGAACACGTCACCGGGGATCAAGTGGTGGCACCGCCTTCACCGGCAGGACAAAGCCTTCGTGTACTACAACAAGATGGACAGATACTACCCAGATTTCGTCGCGTGTGACGCCGACGGTGTGCACTGGATCATCGAGGGCAAGGCCGAACACGGCCGGGACGACGACACAGTCCAGGCCAAACGGCGTGCAGCCGAGACACTCGTCCGGCGACTCGCCGTGAACGACGACTATGCGGGTCAGCATTGGGGCTACCTCATCGCATATGAGAGCGACATCGCCAAAGCTGACTCCTGGGAGGACCTCAAGACATTCGCCCAGCCGGTCAGCAACAAGTACTAG
- a CDS encoding site-specific DNA-methyltransferase: MNGSTPAVPSCTRTTPHHDRLQLTWYNKDKALIPTETGKYGYTWVDPSDPRYCETHTLVYDDHVRGEQTPKSDEFEYSERADLTPQDDNLLILGESGDVLEALTRVPELAEKYVGKVKLIYIDPPFNTAQTFASYEDNLEHSIWLTMMRDRLMHMKRLLAHDGSIWVHLDYAENHRMRLLLDETFGGGSFVAEVVWQKADSPRSDGDGLSVDQDVILVYKKTSEFSANRLPRLASRDALYGSPDGDPRAWISGDPAAPGADRGAFQHPGVYGIQNPVTGELVYPARGRVWSNAQKSVLEFLSETASYKAVAPDLVNRERATGIPMSRLREDVLDLVLDEPLRTSSDIYAGGPLPRLYFTRGGSGNLKMKKYLDEIASDRAAQTWWTKEDVGHNRGAKKEITSLFPGLNAFSTPKPERLLERIIHIGSNPGDIVLDVFAGSGTTAAVAQKMGRRWVTCELLEDTFSTFTRPRLEKVVTDQDPGGITRTKGERVDATADGLPEGVSPEDAAKFTSVLNKLIKDDPDAKNDPRVKALKAAAKTKRTKEVLNWRGGGGFRVAHLSPACFDYDPALDRVMLTEAATGQTLIESVAANLGFTLLDADDVSVFDARRGTAVLKVFEGVATDDIIDWLTPHIEPGETIVLAATAVMDGAREHLRKTVKGSRIVALPDDLFHYSEGGDQ, translated from the coding sequence GTGAATGGCTCCACCCCTGCTGTCCCATCCTGTACCCGGACGACGCCTCACCACGACCGCCTCCAGCTCACCTGGTACAACAAGGACAAAGCACTCATCCCCACCGAGACCGGGAAATACGGCTACACGTGGGTGGACCCCTCGGACCCGCGCTACTGCGAGACCCACACCCTCGTCTACGACGACCACGTCCGTGGCGAGCAGACGCCGAAGTCGGATGAGTTCGAGTACTCCGAACGCGCCGACCTGACACCCCAGGACGACAATCTGCTCATCCTCGGCGAATCCGGCGACGTCCTCGAAGCACTCACCCGGGTGCCCGAACTGGCCGAGAAGTACGTGGGCAAGGTCAAACTGATCTACATCGACCCGCCGTTCAACACGGCCCAGACCTTCGCCAGCTACGAGGACAACCTCGAACACTCCATCTGGCTGACCATGATGCGCGACCGCCTCATGCACATGAAGCGGCTCCTCGCCCACGACGGATCCATCTGGGTGCACCTCGACTACGCCGAGAATCACCGAATGCGGCTACTGCTGGATGAGACCTTTGGTGGTGGATCATTTGTTGCGGAAGTCGTGTGGCAAAAGGCCGACTCACCTCGTTCTGATGGCGATGGACTATCGGTAGACCAAGACGTGATCCTTGTTTACAAGAAAACCAGCGAGTTTTCGGCGAATCGGTTACCGCGGTTGGCCAGCAGAGATGCTCTCTATGGGTCACCTGATGGTGATCCACGTGCTTGGATTTCTGGCGATCCAGCCGCGCCGGGAGCAGACCGCGGAGCCTTTCAACACCCAGGCGTTTATGGAATCCAGAACCCCGTGACTGGTGAACTGGTCTACCCCGCCCGCGGGCGCGTATGGAGCAATGCTCAGAAGTCGGTTCTTGAGTTTCTATCGGAGACTGCTTCTTACAAAGCTGTCGCTCCTGACCTCGTCAATAGAGAACGGGCAACAGGGATTCCTATGTCTCGTTTGCGCGAAGACGTGCTCGACCTTGTGTTAGATGAGCCGCTTCGTACATCGTCCGACATCTATGCCGGCGGGCCACTCCCGCGCTTGTACTTCACCCGTGGTGGGTCCGGGAACCTAAAGATGAAGAAGTACCTTGACGAAATCGCCTCAGATCGCGCTGCGCAGACATGGTGGACAAAGGAAGACGTGGGGCACAACCGAGGGGCCAAAAAGGAGATCACTTCACTGTTTCCGGGGCTGAACGCGTTTTCAACCCCCAAGCCCGAGCGCCTTCTGGAGCGGATTATTCATATCGGTTCCAATCCGGGTGACATTGTGCTGGACGTGTTTGCTGGGTCGGGTACGACGGCGGCGGTAGCGCAGAAGATGGGGCGTCGCTGGGTGACATGCGAGCTCCTGGAGGACACGTTCTCCACGTTCACGCGGCCTCGCTTGGAGAAGGTCGTCACCGATCAAGATCCGGGCGGGATCACCCGGACGAAGGGCGAACGCGTCGATGCGACCGCGGACGGCTTGCCCGAGGGTGTGAGCCCCGAGGACGCCGCGAAGTTCACCAGCGTGCTCAACAAGCTCATCAAGGACGACCCCGACGCGAAGAACGACCCGCGGGTGAAGGCGCTGAAAGCGGCGGCGAAGACGAAGCGCACCAAGGAGGTGCTCAACTGGCGCGGCGGTGGCGGTTTCCGGGTCGCCCACCTGTCACCCGCCTGCTTCGACTACGACCCCGCACTGGACCGGGTGATGCTCACCGAGGCGGCAACCGGGCAGACCCTCATTGAATCGGTGGCAGCCAACCTCGGATTCACACTGCTGGACGCCGACGACGTCTCCGTCTTCGATGCCCGACGAGGCACCGCCGTCCTCAAGGTCTTCGAAGGCGTCGCCACCGACGACATCATCGACTGGCTGACCCCCCACATCGAACCAGGAGAAACCATCGTCCTGGCAGCGACCGCGGTCATGGACGGAGCCCGCGAACACCTACGGAAGACAGTCAAGGGATCACGCATTGTGGCCCTGCCCGATGACCTGTTCCACTACAGCGAAGGTGGTGACCAGTGA
- a CDS encoding TIGR03089 family protein codes for MDLMAPLIAQDPGSPRITTYTAAGRMELSAATADNWAAKVANLLAATGVGRGDAVAVLASTGWMPLVVTLGCWRIGATVTDGSGAGAGEHVGVVVTDDLPGIGGDLEDADEILLLSSDPFGRGVAESGGEVPFGVTDMAPELRVQPDAFLGAEATGGVLYRGLSPAGGRVEVTEEHLRREAGAVVAQLGDAPRVVVPGWDDAATMTRRLLPLVVGGSVVVVDDAAAELDAVAETERGRVADLG; via the coding sequence ATGGATCTCATGGCACCGCTCATCGCGCAGGACCCCGGGTCCCCGCGCATCACCACGTACACCGCCGCCGGCCGCATGGAGCTCAGCGCCGCGACGGCGGACAACTGGGCGGCGAAGGTCGCGAACCTGCTGGCCGCGACGGGGGTCGGCCGGGGCGACGCCGTCGCCGTCCTCGCGTCGACGGGGTGGATGCCGCTCGTCGTCACCCTCGGCTGCTGGCGCATCGGGGCGACCGTCACCGACGGTTCGGGGGCCGGGGCCGGGGAGCACGTGGGCGTCGTCGTGACCGATGACCTCCCGGGGATCGGCGGGGATCTCGAGGACGCCGACGAGATCCTCCTGCTCTCGTCCGACCCGTTCGGGCGGGGCGTGGCGGAGAGCGGCGGCGAGGTGCCGTTCGGGGTGACGGACATGGCCCCCGAGCTGCGGGTGCAGCCGGACGCGTTCCTCGGCGCCGAGGCGACCGGCGGGGTGCTCTACCGGGGGCTCTCCCCCGCCGGGGGGCGCGTGGAGGTCACGGAGGAGCACCTGCGGAGGGAGGCGGGGGCCGTGGTCGCGCAGCTCGGGGACGCGCCGCGGGTGGTGGTCCCGGGGTGGGACGACGCCGCCACCATGACGCGCCGGCTCCTCCCCCTCGTCGTCGGCGGGTCCGTGGTCGTCGTGGACGACGCGGCGGCGGAGCTGGACGCCGTCGCGGAGACCGAGCGTGGGCGCGTGGCCGACCTCGGGTGA
- a CDS encoding LCP family protein codes for MMSDNDANRAGRSTGRHHAPRRSRRIQAAPLGPTSPRQAGSAVLKTVLGALCVVLLIAGGYAYSTIGRLGGDLAQANGLDLGSHADGATDILLVGIDSRKDAKGKPLSQEEIDMLWAGDEEDATNTDTMILIRVPNDGSSATAVSLPRDTYIHTQDLGNTKLNAVYGTAKYEKTQKLASAGITDEERVEKDSTETGRKALVSAVSNLTGITVDHYAEVGLLGFVLLTDAVGGVDVCLNNPVDDDFSGAHFPAGRQTLSGPDALSFVRQRHGLPRGDLDRITRQQAYMASLTSKILSSRTLTDPGKLGDINQAVQRSVTLDSGWDVMGLAGQMQNLSGGNVTFQTIPVTSIDGVGDNGESVVTVDTRQVHSFFRTLLGDDDTDASATSATPSDTEPIPPFDAAATTVTVLNAGEVPGLAASVSDLLAGQGFATGEVGNRTETGVSESQVNAADTSDPAARAIARALGGLPVVEDPSLAPGQVSVTLSGTYTGPGAPGAPDTVGAAATADGDTGTTDTTDSSGGAASPTGDVVGTPGDTPASGSTTSESTSPTIDAGSDGPRCVN; via the coding sequence ATGATGAGCGACAACGACGCGAACCGGGCCGGCCGGTCCACCGGCCGTCACCACGCTCCCCGCCGCTCCCGCAGAATCCAGGCGGCGCCGCTGGGCCCCACCTCCCCGCGGCAGGCGGGCTCGGCGGTGCTGAAGACCGTCCTCGGGGCGCTGTGCGTGGTGCTGCTCATCGCCGGCGGCTACGCCTACTCCACGATCGGCCGCCTCGGCGGGGACCTCGCCCAGGCGAACGGCCTGGACCTCGGGTCGCACGCGGACGGGGCGACGGACATCCTGCTCGTCGGCATCGACTCCCGGAAGGACGCGAAGGGCAAGCCCCTGTCCCAGGAGGAGATCGACATGCTCTGGGCGGGTGACGAGGAGGACGCGACGAACACGGACACGATGATCCTCATCCGCGTCCCGAACGACGGCTCCTCCGCCACCGCGGTCTCCCTCCCCCGCGACACGTACATCCACACCCAGGACCTGGGGAACACCAAGCTCAACGCCGTGTACGGCACGGCGAAGTACGAGAAGACGCAGAAGCTCGCGTCCGCGGGGATCACGGACGAGGAACGCGTCGAGAAGGACTCCACCGAGACCGGCCGGAAGGCCCTGGTCTCCGCGGTGTCGAACCTCACCGGCATCACGGTCGACCACTACGCGGAGGTCGGCCTGCTGGGGTTCGTGCTGCTCACGGATGCCGTCGGCGGCGTGGACGTGTGCCTCAACAACCCGGTGGACGACGACTTCTCCGGCGCGCACTTCCCCGCCGGCCGCCAGACCCTGTCCGGCCCGGACGCGCTGAGTTTCGTCCGCCAGCGGCACGGCCTGCCGCGCGGCGACCTCGACCGCATCACCCGCCAGCAGGCGTACATGGCGAGCCTGACGAGCAAGATCCTCAGCTCGCGGACGCTCACCGACCCGGGGAAGCTCGGGGACATCAACCAGGCGGTGCAGCGGTCGGTGACCCTGGACTCCGGCTGGGACGTCATGGGCCTCGCCGGGCAGATGCAGAACCTCTCCGGCGGCAACGTCACCTTCCAGACCATCCCCGTGACCAGCATCGACGGTGTGGGGGACAACGGGGAGTCGGTGGTCACGGTCGACACGCGCCAGGTGCACTCCTTCTTCCGCACGCTCCTGGGTGACGACGACACCGACGCGTCGGCGACGTCCGCGACCCCGTCGGACACGGAGCCGATCCCGCCGTTCGACGCCGCCGCGACGACCGTGACGGTGCTCAACGCCGGCGAGGTCCCGGGCCTCGCGGCGAGCGTGTCCGACCTGCTCGCCGGCCAGGGCTTCGCCACCGGCGAGGTCGGCAACCGCACGGAGACGGGTGTGAGCGAGAGCCAGGTCAACGCGGCGGACACGTCCGACCCGGCGGCGCGGGCGATCGCCCGGGCGCTCGGCGGGCTGCCGGTCGTGGAGGACCCGTCGCTCGCCCCGGGCCAGGTGAGCGTCACCCTGTCCGGGACGTACACCGGGCCGGGCGCGCCCGGTGCGCCGGACACCGTCGGCGCGGCCGCGACCGCGGACGGTGACACGGGGACGACGGACACGACGGACAGCAGCGGCGGGGCGGCCTCGCCGACGGGGGACGTCGTCGGCACGCCGGGCGACACCCCGGCGTCCGGGTCCACCACCAGCGAGAGCACGTCCCCGACGATCGACGCGGGCAGCGACGGGCCGCGCTGCGTGAACTAG
- a CDS encoding SDR family oxidoreductase — MHEGVEGFDAATAAGGARRGARDAQVGRGVRGGAPTVLVTGATGQVGRELTARARGAVPVTRAECDLREVARTGDAAWLVRRLREADGGAGRAVVNLAAWTDVDGAEDPAHAAEVEAVNAVAPGILAAACADAGVPFVHVSTDYVFGGDTDPATTPRRPWRVDDPPAPLNVYGATKRRGEEAVLAHGGTVVRTSWVWSGPHAPGRDFVATMASLAGRGVDPRVVDDQWGRPTFAADLAAGLERLVVHLLDGGDVPGGILHHTNSGEPVTWYDLAREVFRRTGHDPRRVTPCPTSGYPTVAPRPAWSVLDLGPWTDLLGEPPAWQDGLERGLR; from the coding sequence GTGCACGAGGGAGTCGAGGGGTTCGACGCCGCCACCGCCGCAGGTGGTGCGCGCCGCGGTGCGCGGGACGCGCAGGTCGGTCGCGGTGTCCGGGGCGGGGCTCCCACGGTCCTCGTCACGGGTGCGACCGGGCAGGTCGGCCGAGAGCTCACCGCCCGGGCCCGGGGCGCGGTCCCGGTCACCCGCGCGGAGTGCGACCTGCGCGAGGTCGCCCGGACCGGGGACGCGGCGTGGCTCGTCCGCCGGCTGCGGGAGGCGGACGGCGGGGCCGGCCGGGCGGTCGTGAACCTCGCCGCGTGGACCGACGTCGACGGCGCGGAGGACCCGGCCCACGCCGCCGAGGTCGAGGCCGTCAACGCCGTCGCCCCGGGGATCCTCGCGGCCGCGTGCGCCGACGCCGGTGTGCCCTTCGTCCACGTCTCCACCGACTACGTCTTCGGCGGGGACACCGACCCTGCCACGACGCCCCGCCGCCCGTGGCGCGTCGACGACCCGCCCGCGCCGCTCAACGTCTACGGCGCGACGAAACGCCGCGGCGAGGAGGCCGTCCTCGCCCACGGCGGGACCGTCGTCCGCACGTCGTGGGTGTGGTCCGGCCCGCACGCCCCCGGCCGGGACTTCGTCGCCACGATGGCGTCCCTCGCCGGGCGGGGCGTCGACCCGAGGGTCGTCGACGACCAGTGGGGGAGACCCACCTTCGCCGCGGACCTCGCCGCGGGGCTGGAGCGTCTCGTCGTCCACCTCCTCGACGGCGGGGACGTCCCGGGCGGGATCCTCCACCACACCAACTCCGGCGAGCCTGTGACCTGGTACGACCTCGCCCGGGAGGTGTTCCGCCGCACCGGCCACGACCCCCGGCGGGTGACCCCGTGCCCGACGTCCGGCTACCCGACCGTCGCGCCGCGTCCCGCGTGGTCGGTCCTCGACCTCGGGCCGTGGACCGACCTGCTCGGGGAGCCGCCCGCGTGGCAGGACGGGCTGGAGCGGGGCCTTCGGTAG
- a CDS encoding glycosyltransferase family 2 protein — translation MTGPGDAPLAVITVTYSPGEHLTAFLDSVPAAVTGGAVVLMADNGSTDGAPEAAAAARDDVEFHPTGGNIGYGSAVNHAARLLADRRAAGEVDGEFFIVSNPDVVFTPGSVDRMIEVARRRPRAGAVGPLIREGDGSVYPSARAVPELVSGIGHALLAPVWPGNPFTARYRNDADMDRERTAGWLSGSCLLLRWDAFDEVGGFDERYFMYMEDVDLGDRLGRAGWENVFTPAAEISHAQGHAAGSHPETMLPAHHDSAYRFQADRLDAWWQAPVRWVLWAGLKARSAVAVAAARRARR, via the coding sequence GTGACCGGCCCGGGCGACGCCCCGCTCGCCGTCATCACCGTCACGTACTCCCCGGGGGAGCACCTCACGGCGTTCCTCGACTCGGTCCCCGCGGCCGTCACCGGCGGGGCGGTCGTCCTCATGGCGGACAACGGCTCCACCGACGGTGCCCCCGAGGCCGCCGCCGCAGCCCGCGACGACGTGGAGTTCCACCCCACCGGCGGCAACATCGGCTACGGCTCGGCGGTCAACCACGCCGCCCGGCTGCTCGCCGACCGGCGCGCGGCGGGGGAGGTCGACGGCGAGTTCTTCATCGTCTCCAACCCGGACGTCGTGTTCACCCCGGGCTCGGTGGACCGGATGATCGAGGTCGCGCGGCGTCGCCCCCGCGCCGGCGCGGTCGGGCCGCTCATCCGCGAGGGCGACGGCTCCGTCTACCCCTCCGCCCGCGCCGTTCCGGAGCTCGTCAGCGGCATCGGCCACGCGCTGCTCGCCCCGGTGTGGCCCGGCAACCCGTTCACCGCCCGCTACCGCAACGACGCCGACATGGACCGCGAGCGCACCGCCGGCTGGCTGTCCGGGTCCTGCCTGCTGCTGCGGTGGGACGCGTTCGACGAGGTCGGGGGGTTCGACGAGCGCTACTTCATGTACATGGAGGACGTCGATCTCGGCGACCGGCTCGGGCGGGCCGGGTGGGAGAACGTCTTCACCCCGGCCGCGGAGATCAGTCACGCGCAGGGCCACGCGGCCGGGTCCCACCCGGAGACGATGCTGCCCGCGCACCACGACAGCGCCTACCGCTTCCAGGCGGACCGGCTCGACGCGTGGTGGCAGGCCCCGGTGCGGTGGGTGCTGTGGGCGGGGCTCAAGGCCCGGTCGGCCGTCGCGGTCGCCGCGGCGCGCCGGGCGCGGCGCTGA